The Nitrospirota bacterium genome has a segment encoding these proteins:
- a CDS encoding HEAT repeat domain-containing protein, protein MFEGIRIKKILVRLEDAKTEDEQNKAIDDLISFGSAAFIRVVDIFRSRRINYERFHYIVQRICDESCLYEVLPLIGDRQSDVRMVAKELILKKWKEQSIPFLIEYLKSSDMTVRANATELLGVIKSQQAVPKLITIFNECDSETKKNIIKILSETGGPAASKVIMGALNDSVLSVRVAAVKALGAMKDHDAVKLLTEKLSEEDTQIRRATLEALGSIGDKRAALPMLLMLRDTDMIIRQKAVEYILQVADSEVIPDVIALMRDRDVNVRRCAVDVLNGLKDSRTSEVLLKAMKDSDWWVRQIATDALSELKGENIVRFFVTMLKDSTDESMRRLAAEFFSKVPDESALEPLIHALDDTDWWVREKAVTALGALKNKRAVEPLSKLMEDEEIKGVIPDALFKIGGAEVIPPLLALMNDRQKRVRIEALKALGKLKNPDSVPHIKELLNDDDDDIKIEAVDTLKKITGKLFRIGDGKSQETGAIGTKTVVGHMLPEGSIQTEAILVVDLCDSTGIANRYGDQFALNLTKTLTETAKPISRREQAQFSKSTGDGFLITFPKIRNAVNFALDLLREIAKYNEATEDSAHIDLRFAINFGETRTDAKGDRLGVATNMTFRVEGVKSADLKPLEGGMKPEDMPLVNRIFVTEHVVGEAAKMQGIKVQPVGFFELKGIAGLHKVFELKCTG, encoded by the coding sequence ATGTTTGAAGGAATAAGAATAAAGAAGATTCTGGTCAGGCTTGAAGATGCAAAGACTGAGGACGAGCAGAATAAGGCAATAGATGATTTAATATCATTTGGGAGTGCTGCCTTTATTCGTGTTGTTGACATATTCAGGAGCAGGCGTATCAATTATGAGCGGTTTCACTACATTGTACAAAGGATTTGCGACGAAAGCTGCCTTTATGAGGTGTTACCCCTGATAGGTGACAGACAAAGTGATGTCAGAATGGTAGCTAAGGAATTGATCCTGAAAAAATGGAAAGAGCAGTCAATCCCTTTTCTTATAGAATACCTTAAGTCTTCTGATATGACTGTTCGGGCTAACGCCACCGAGTTGCTGGGTGTGATAAAAAGCCAGCAAGCTGTGCCTAAGCTCATTACTATTTTTAACGAATGTGATTCTGAAACAAAGAAAAATATAATCAAAATATTGTCTGAAACCGGAGGCCCTGCAGCGTCAAAGGTGATAATGGGGGCTCTTAACGACAGTGTACTTTCAGTCAGAGTGGCTGCAGTAAAAGCACTGGGTGCCATGAAAGACCATGATGCAGTGAAGCTCTTAACAGAGAAACTCTCCGAGGAGGACACACAAATCAGACGAGCCACTTTGGAGGCTCTTGGCTCTATTGGGGACAAACGGGCGGCACTCCCCATGCTGTTAATGCTCAGAGACACCGATATGATAATCAGGCAAAAAGCCGTTGAGTATATCCTCCAGGTGGCAGACTCTGAGGTCATACCGGATGTTATAGCGTTAATGAGAGACAGGGATGTTAATGTAAGACGTTGTGCTGTGGATGTTTTAAATGGCCTAAAGGATTCAAGAACATCAGAGGTGCTGCTTAAAGCCATGAAAGACTCCGACTGGTGGGTACGGCAGATTGCCACAGATGCGCTGTCGGAACTTAAGGGAGAAAATATAGTCAGGTTTTTTGTAACCATGCTTAAGGATTCTACTGATGAGAGTATGCGGCGGCTGGCGGCTGAGTTTTTTTCAAAGGTGCCGGATGAGTCGGCTCTTGAGCCTTTAATTCATGCCCTTGATGACACTGACTGGTGGGTTAGAGAGAAAGCTGTGACAGCTCTCGGTGCGTTGAAAAATAAGCGGGCTGTGGAGCCTCTTTCTAAATTAATGGAAGATGAGGAAATAAAAGGAGTTATACCGGATGCTCTCTTTAAAATTGGAGGCGCTGAGGTTATCCCGCCATTACTTGCTTTAATGAATGACAGGCAGAAACGTGTGCGTATTGAGGCCCTTAAAGCGCTGGGGAAACTTAAGAACCCTGATTCAGTACCGCACATCAAGGAGCTTCTCAATGACGACGATGATGATATTAAGATTGAGGCTGTTGACACCTTAAAAAAAATCACAGGGAAATTATTCAGAATCGGAGATGGTAAGTCACAGGAGACAGGAGCCATTGGAACTAAGACCGTTGTTGGCCACATGCTTCCTGAAGGCTCCATTCAAACCGAGGCTATCCTTGTCGTTGACTTATGTGATTCAACTGGTATCGCCAACAGATACGGAGATCAGTTCGCCCTTAACCTTACAAAAACACTCACAGAAACTGCAAAACCCATTTCACGGCGTGAACAGGCTCAATTTTCAAAGAGTACCGGAGACGGCTTTCTTATAACGTTTCCCAAAATTAGAAACGCTGTTAACTTTGCTTTAGACCTGCTCAGAGAGATAGCTAAGTATAATGAGGCCACTGAGGATTCGGCACACATAGACCTGCGTTTTGCCATTAACTTTGGTGAGACGAGAACTGATGCTAAAGGTGACAGACTTGGGGTTGCCACCAATATGACTTTTCGCGTAGAGGGTGTAAAGTCTGCCGATTTAAAACCATTAGAGGGTGGAATGAAACCTGAAGACATGCCCCTTGTAAACAGAATATTTGTAACTGAGCACGTAGTTGGCGAGGCAGCTAAAATGCAAGGAATAAAAGTTCAGCCGGTCGGATTTTTTGAACTAAAAGGAATTGCCGGCCTTCATAAAGTGTTTGAACTTAAATGCACGGGTTAA
- a CDS encoding AtpZ/AtpI family protein, whose product MTDKKKSGLFRHLFFASQVGLNIVVATAVGYAIGRGLDYLFGTTPWLTIIFLIFGIISGFFETFRLVQKAIKEDD is encoded by the coding sequence TTGACAGATAAAAAAAAATCCGGCCTGTTCAGGCACCTTTTCTTTGCCAGTCAGGTCGGATTAAATATTGTTGTTGCAACAGCAGTTGGATATGCAATAGGGCGTGGGCTTGATTACTTATTCGGCACGACTCCTTGGTTAACTATTATTTTTTTGATTTTTGGTATCATTTCCGGCTTTTTTGAAACGTTTCGCCTTGTTCAAAAAGCGATAAAAGAAGATGATTAA
- a CDS encoding cyclic nucleotide-binding domain-containing protein, with product MRRIVVKETYKDGQVIFKESSYGEGTYVILSGKVHIVKKINNVDIVIATLEKGDYFGEMSYLDRQPRSASAVAVGEVQCGLLDKNFLEDEINKTSEEFRLILNTLVERLRQTTSQLVSLTAENHLLKK from the coding sequence ATGAGAAGAATAGTGGTAAAAGAAACGTATAAGGATGGGCAGGTGATTTTTAAGGAATCCAGTTACGGCGAAGGTACCTATGTGATTCTTAGCGGGAAAGTGCACATCGTAAAAAAAATCAATAATGTTGATATAGTTATAGCTACCTTAGAAAAAGGAGATTATTTCGGCGAAATGAGTTATCTCGACAGACAACCACGTTCAGCCTCGGCTGTAGCTGTGGGAGAGGTGCAGTGCGGTTTGCTTGATAAGAATTTTCTTGAAGATGAAATCAATAAAACCTCAGAAGAATTCAGATTAATATTAAACACTTTGGTTGAAAGGCTAAGACAGACCACATCGCAGCTTGTGTCGCTGACAGCAGAAAATCATCTTTTGAAAAAATAG
- a CDS encoding 4Fe-4S binding protein encodes MSKLTTIRRIYSVFFFVLFLVLLFATDFRHLKGYETALFLELSPLTFLATLLSSFTVYKGIILSLLVIIPTVFLGRFFCSWICPMGILNQWVSHIFNKRKNIDHNKINSYRSFFAFKYYLLTFLIVLAAFGSLQTGLFDPISFLTRSFTISMLPALNHSAITMYLKQPIFSGGIIITLIFIAVMFSNRFLTRLWCRALCPLGALLGVISAFSPMRIRRDTKKCTDCRKCLKYCHGACDPHAALRQSECHLCMTCIEECPEGALHYGLKNQQSSDQMPLDVNRRRIVETALATTVLFPMMKSAVNARTLDTASVIRPPGSIPEGDFLRRCIKCGECMRVCPTNVLQPALFEAGLEGLWSPVLINKIGYCEHNCVLCGHVCPTGAIMPLTVEKKIKTKIGTAFYNRGRCLPWAMNIECIVCEEVCPTSPKAIWFQNTELTMRDGSTKILKRPFIDTKHCIGCGICQNKCPVHDSPAVYITSIGEHRSKTNQMILKAN; translated from the coding sequence TTGAGCAAACTAACAACCATACGCAGGATTTACTCTGTGTTTTTTTTCGTACTTTTCCTTGTACTTCTCTTTGCTACAGATTTCAGGCACTTAAAAGGCTATGAAACGGCGCTTTTTTTAGAGTTGAGTCCGCTAACGTTTCTTGCCACACTGCTTAGCAGTTTCACCGTTTATAAAGGAATCATCTTATCGCTTCTTGTCATTATACCAACTGTTTTTCTTGGGCGCTTCTTCTGTTCATGGATATGTCCTATGGGTATTTTAAATCAGTGGGTAAGCCATATTTTTAATAAGCGCAAAAACATTGATCACAACAAAATTAATTCCTACCGCAGTTTTTTTGCTTTTAAATATTACCTTCTTACCTTTTTAATAGTTCTGGCAGCCTTTGGCTCTCTTCAGACCGGACTGTTTGATCCGATTTCCTTTTTAACTCGCTCTTTTACCATTTCTATGTTGCCTGCCTTAAATCATTCTGCAATCACAATGTACCTTAAACAGCCGATATTTAGCGGCGGGATAATTATCACTCTGATATTTATAGCTGTGATGTTTTCAAACCGGTTTTTGACACGCCTGTGGTGCCGGGCACTGTGTCCGCTTGGTGCGCTATTGGGGGTGATATCAGCCTTTTCGCCAATGCGGATTCGCCGCGATACAAAAAAATGTACAGATTGCCGTAAATGTCTGAAGTACTGTCATGGCGCCTGCGATCCTCATGCTGCCCTTAGGCAAAGTGAGTGTCATCTCTGTATGACCTGTATTGAGGAGTGCCCTGAGGGAGCGCTGCACTACGGATTAAAAAACCAGCAAAGTTCTGACCAAATGCCTCTTGATGTAAACCGCCGCAGAATAGTAGAGACCGCACTTGCCACAACCGTGTTATTTCCTATGATGAAAAGCGCTGTTAATGCACGCACTCTGGACACAGCCAGTGTAATCCGGCCTCCCGGGTCAATCCCTGAGGGAGATTTCCTCAGACGCTGTATAAAATGCGGCGAGTGTATGCGAGTTTGTCCTACCAACGTACTTCAACCTGCCCTCTTTGAGGCAGGGCTTGAAGGCTTGTGGTCTCCGGTTTTAATTAACAAAATCGGCTACTGCGAACATAACTGTGTGCTTTGCGGGCATGTCTGCCCAACTGGCGCTATCATGCCGCTTACGGTTGAAAAAAAGATAAAGACAAAAATCGGCACAGCATTTTATAACCGCGGCAGATGTCTCCCATGGGCTATGAACATCGAGTGTATCGTGTGTGAGGAGGTCTGCCCAACCTCACCCAAAGCCATATGGTTTCAAAACACAGAGCTTACCATGAGAGATGGTAGCACAAAAATATTAAAACGCCCCTTTATTGATACAAAACACTGCATTGGCTGTGGTATATGTCAAAACAAGTGCCCGGTTCATGACAGTCCTGCCGTGTATATCACATCTATCGGCGAACACAGATCTAAAACTAATCAGATGATTTTAAAGGCAAATTAA
- a CDS encoding NAD(P)/FAD-dependent oxidoreductase, whose amino-acid sequence MDRAADIYQGAGAGADKQQGRKRVVIVGAGFGGLWAAKSLANKKNVDVLLVDRNNYHTFFPLLYQVAAAELEPEDIVYPIRSTLRKYSNVKFIMADIEKIDFANKIVKSSGYAIHYDYLVLATGTVTQFFDTPGAAQHTFQLKNLHQGVELRNHILNCFELASRKISETQKQSLLTFTIVGGGPTGVEFSGALAELIHGPFKKDYPAIDFNYVHIILIEAANSLLLTFPKNLRDYAQNKLSRMGVEIMLQTFVSHVTGQTVHLKDKGVIPTETVVWTAGVCADPITEKWGTPVTRNNLVRVLPTLALEAYPEVFAIGDVSSIDEGRRQLPMTAPVALQQGVLTAKNILASIADKPLQPFTYKDRGAMVTIGRNSAVALIGKKTFTGFIAWILWLVIHLMNLIGFRNRVMVLINWAVDYLFLERAIRLIFPAPKPKRPPDVS is encoded by the coding sequence ATGGACAGAGCAGCGGATATATATCAGGGGGCAGGGGCGGGGGCGGATAAACAGCAAGGGCGCAAGCGTGTTGTTATCGTGGGGGCGGGTTTTGGCGGGCTTTGGGCAGCAAAATCCCTCGCTAACAAAAAAAATGTTGATGTTCTGCTTGTTGACAGAAATAACTATCACACGTTTTTTCCTCTTCTTTATCAGGTAGCTGCAGCAGAACTTGAACCTGAGGACATTGTCTATCCTATAAGGAGTACATTAAGGAAATATTCTAACGTAAAGTTTATTATGGCTGATATTGAAAAAATAGATTTTGCAAATAAAATAGTAAAAAGCTCTGGCTACGCCATTCACTATGACTATCTGGTGCTGGCAACCGGTACGGTGACTCAGTTTTTTGACACTCCGGGGGCAGCTCAGCATACGTTTCAACTTAAAAATCTTCATCAGGGGGTTGAGTTAAGAAACCACATCCTGAACTGTTTTGAGCTTGCGTCAAGGAAAATATCTGAAACGCAGAAGCAGAGTCTGCTTACCTTTACGATAGTGGGAGGGGGGCCTACGGGAGTGGAATTCTCCGGCGCACTTGCCGAGCTGATTCACGGGCCGTTTAAAAAAGACTACCCTGCTATAGACTTTAACTATGTCCATATAATCTTAATTGAGGCAGCAAACAGTCTTCTGCTGACTTTCCCTAAAAATCTCAGAGACTATGCACAAAACAAACTCAGCCGGATGGGGGTTGAGATAATGCTTCAGACCTTTGTCTCCCATGTTACCGGACAGACCGTGCACCTGAAAGACAAAGGGGTGATTCCGACAGAAACTGTGGTTTGGACTGCGGGAGTGTGTGCCGACCCGATTACAGAAAAGTGGGGAACTCCCGTAACTCGCAACAATCTGGTACGGGTGCTGCCCACGCTTGCTCTTGAGGCATACCCTGAGGTATTTGCCATTGGGGATGTATCCTCAATTGATGAGGGGCGAAGGCAGCTTCCTATGACAGCCCCGGTAGCACTTCAGCAGGGGGTTTTAACCGCTAAAAATATTCTTGCCTCAATTGCTGATAAGCCTCTGCAGCCGTTTACTTATAAAGACAGAGGGGCTATGGTGACAATCGGACGTAATTCAGCAGTTGCCCTTATCGGCAAAAAGACCTTTACCGGTTTTATTGCGTGGATACTGTGGCTTGTCATTCATCTGATGAATCTTATTGGTTTTAGAAACCGCGTAATGGTGCTGATTAACTGGGCAGTCGACTATTTATTCCTTGAGAGAGCAATACGGTTGATTTTCCCTGCTCCTAAGCCAAAGCGCCCGCCGGATGTTAGTTAA
- a CDS encoding SDR family oxidoreductase, with protein sequence MDLKGKKVIITGGGRGMGRQFGTDLKAAGAVPFAVDVIQENLDSLKADTGIDGAIVDVTNEASVEAFFNDYVGKYGAPDVLVNNAGITADGLFVRQKGEETQKFQLSNWNKVISVNQTGVFLCAREAAYHMVKNKVKGVIVNISSISRSGNKGQTNYTATKSAVDGMTVTWAKELSAYGIRVGAIAPGYINTEMVAKIRQDVLDKIIQQIPVGRLGEMAEIALAVKFIIENDFFTGRVLEVDGGMRI encoded by the coding sequence ATGGATTTAAAAGGCAAGAAAGTAATAATCACAGGCGGTGGACGTGGTATGGGCAGACAGTTTGGAACTGATCTGAAGGCTGCCGGAGCAGTACCGTTTGCAGTAGATGTTATTCAGGAAAACCTTGATTCACTTAAGGCAGACACTGGCATAGACGGCGCCATTGTGGATGTTACCAATGAAGCATCTGTTGAGGCATTTTTCAATGACTATGTAGGAAAATATGGCGCACCTGACGTATTGGTTAACAATGCCGGGATAACGGCAGACGGCCTTTTTGTAAGACAGAAGGGTGAAGAGACACAAAAATTTCAGCTTTCTAACTGGAATAAAGTTATTTCAGTTAACCAGACAGGAGTGTTTCTTTGCGCAAGAGAAGCAGCCTATCATATGGTCAAGAATAAGGTTAAGGGAGTAATAGTAAATATCTCCTCGATTAGCCGCTCTGGTAACAAGGGACAGACAAACTACACAGCAACAAAGTCAGCAGTTGACGGAATGACTGTAACCTGGGCAAAGGAGCTCTCCGCTTATGGCATCAGAGTGGGCGCCATAGCACCCGGCTACATCAACACCGAGATGGTTGCTAAAATAAGACAAGATGTTTTAGATAAAATAATTCAGCAAATCCCTGTCGGACGTCTTGGCGAGATGGCTGAGATTGCTTTAGCTGTAAAGTTCATAATCGAAAATGATTTCTTTACCGGCAGAGTGCTTGAAGTTGATGGCGGTATGAGAATATAG
- a CDS encoding DUF362 domain-containing protein, whose protein sequence is MKEDNPNSKNVSAERRNFLKACALSLGVAAAGVVFYSKEPVKRQEGKIHVLKDHRVVIPDVYPKLCIVHGKDVLKMVTAAVEKLGGMSKFVEKGQRVFIKPNVGWDRQPEIAANTNPEVVAAVVTLCLSAGAREVWVTDVSINDPYRSFARSGIEPAVLKAGGKVKIPTENDFLYTDLKGEILKVWPVVSFLHQADRVINIPVLKHHSLSKCTLSMKNWYGILGGKRNRLHQEINISISDLASAVRPTLTVMDATRVLKRNGPTGGNLADVSAENTIIAGTDEVAIDACCLKYLDLKTGDVAFLKIAEVRGTGTSDWKNALRHEEFSV, encoded by the coding sequence ATGAAAGAGGATAATCCAAACTCAAAGAATGTCTCAGCGGAGAGACGCAATTTTCTGAAAGCGTGTGCACTTTCTCTTGGGGTGGCAGCCGCTGGGGTAGTTTTTTATAGTAAGGAACCGGTAAAAAGACAAGAGGGAAAAATCCATGTCCTGAAAGACCACCGTGTCGTAATCCCGGACGTTTATCCTAAGCTATGTATAGTTCACGGCAAGGACGTGCTTAAGATGGTAACTGCTGCGGTGGAAAAACTGGGCGGCATGTCGAAATTTGTGGAAAAAGGACAGCGTGTGTTCATTAAGCCAAACGTGGGATGGGACAGACAACCAGAGATTGCAGCAAATACCAATCCTGAGGTTGTTGCGGCAGTTGTAACGCTCTGTCTTTCAGCCGGAGCAAGAGAGGTCTGGGTCACAGATGTGTCAATAAATGACCCTTACAGGAGTTTTGCCCGCTCAGGGATAGAACCTGCTGTGTTAAAAGCCGGTGGAAAGGTAAAAATCCCTACCGAAAACGATTTTCTCTACACTGATTTAAAAGGCGAGATACTAAAAGTGTGGCCTGTTGTCAGTTTTTTACATCAGGCCGACAGAGTGATAAACATTCCAGTTTTAAAACACCACTCTTTAAGCAAATGTACGCTTTCAATGAAAAACTGGTATGGAATTCTGGGTGGAAAGAGAAATCGGCTTCATCAGGAGATAAATATCTCTATCTCTGACCTTGCCTCTGCCGTAAGGCCCACTCTGACCGTTATGGATGCCACACGGGTGCTAAAAAGAAACGGCCCAACGGGCGGAAACCTGGCGGACGTATCGGCTGAAAACACAATAATTGCAGGCACCGATGAGGTAGCCATTGATGCCTGCTGCCTGAAATATCTGGATTTAAAAACCGGGGATGTCGCTTTTCTTAAAATTGCCGAGGTAAGAGGCACTGGTACTTCTGACTGGAAAAATGCCCTTCGTCATGAGGAGTTTTCCGTTTGA
- the nrfD gene encoding polysulfide reductase NrfD — MTLLQFIRDLFKEITKGNKAYFIWLGLLSIVMLNALVSYIMQLNNGLIVTHMRDQVSWGFYISNFTFLVGVAAAAVILVIPSYIYHFKPIKEIVLFGEMMAVTAVLMCLMFITADLGKPLVAWHLFITPNFPRSILMWDVIVLNGYLILNTLAVFYVLFSAAHGREYKMVIMWPLVLISIPWAFSIHTVTAFLYNGLSSRPFWNASITAPRFIASAMCSGPALMILVFQVARKVSDIVVNDKAIFKIAELIAYAMGINLFLYASEIFKEFYSQSIHLAPMEYLFFGLKGHTLLVPFTWVAMVCNLTGFVIFMSPKLRNRFLFLNIACVLVFIGVYIEKGMGFVIPGFVPDTLGEIYDYLPSYIELSLSAGIWAFGAFFYTLLLKIAIPIYKGELSFLSHNMRHSLRDLHKPAVH, encoded by the coding sequence ATGACATTGCTGCAATTTATCAGAGATTTATTCAAAGAAATTACCAAAGGAAACAAAGCATATTTTATTTGGCTTGGCTTACTAAGCATAGTGATGTTAAATGCACTGGTTTCCTATATCATGCAGCTTAATAATGGTTTGATAGTTACTCACATGAGAGATCAGGTCTCGTGGGGCTTTTACATATCAAACTTTACATTTTTAGTCGGTGTGGCTGCCGCTGCAGTAATACTGGTAATACCCTCGTATATTTATCATTTTAAACCAATCAAAGAGATAGTGCTTTTTGGTGAGATGATGGCTGTAACGGCAGTGCTGATGTGTTTAATGTTTATCACCGCGGATCTGGGTAAACCTCTGGTTGCATGGCATTTATTTATAACTCCGAACTTTCCGCGTTCAATACTCATGTGGGACGTAATAGTGTTAAACGGCTACCTTATATTGAACACATTAGCCGTCTTTTATGTTCTCTTTAGTGCGGCTCACGGGCGTGAATATAAAATGGTCATTATGTGGCCATTGGTGCTAATATCAATACCGTGGGCGTTTAGTATTCACACGGTGACCGCTTTCTTATATAACGGTTTATCGTCAAGGCCATTTTGGAACGCCTCAATAACAGCACCTCGTTTTATCGCATCAGCAATGTGTTCGGGACCTGCACTTATGATACTTGTGTTTCAGGTAGCCAGAAAAGTCTCAGACATTGTGGTTAACGATAAGGCGATTTTTAAGATAGCCGAGCTAATAGCATATGCTATGGGCATCAACCTTTTTCTGTATGCCTCTGAGATATTCAAAGAGTTTTACTCACAAAGCATTCATCTTGCTCCGATGGAGTATCTGTTTTTTGGACTAAAAGGCCACACGCTTTTAGTGCCGTTTACATGGGTTGCAATGGTGTGTAACCTTACAGGTTTTGTAATTTTTATGTCACCAAAACTTAGAAATCGTTTCTTGTTTTTAAACATAGCTTGTGTGCTTGTTTTTATAGGGGTTTATATTGAAAAGGGTATGGGCTTTGTAATCCCCGGATTTGTGCCTGATACGTTAGGAGAGATATATGACTATTTACCATCATACATTGAGTTAAGCTTGAGTGCTGGTATCTGGGCATTTGGCGCCTTTTTCTACACACTTTTGCTTAAAATAGCTATCCCTATATATAAAGGGGAACTGAGTTTTCTTTCCCACAACATGAGACATAGCCTCAGAGACTTACACAAGCCAGCAGTTCATTGA
- a CDS encoding 4Fe-4S dicluster domain-containing protein — protein sequence MNRRNFLKTAALGVGGILLPAKDSPASVWESFFQKYYREMNDKEKKDVVARLEKEYEEKYKKHIKVKTNAPLPKVLYGYGLDLSRCVGCRRCVYACVTENNQSRNPQIQYITVLQFEQGEKWVSDLEESNKYYNPETVPAPEHFYMPVQCQQCEKPPCVKVCPTQATWKEPDGIVVVDYNWCIGCRYCMAACPYNARKFNWGEPTIPVDEINTETHYLGNRPRIKGAVEKCTFCIQRVRENPGRYPACVEVCPVGARKFGNLLDPESEIRVLIETKRVFRLKEELNTQPKFYYFFSL from the coding sequence ATGAATAGAAGAAATTTTCTAAAAACAGCAGCATTGGGAGTAGGCGGCATACTGCTTCCGGCAAAAGACAGTCCGGCATCTGTATGGGAGTCTTTTTTTCAGAAGTACTACAGGGAAATGAACGATAAAGAGAAAAAAGACGTTGTAGCAAGACTTGAGAAGGAATATGAAGAGAAATATAAAAAGCACATAAAAGTTAAAACTAATGCTCCGCTGCCCAAGGTACTTTATGGCTACGGTCTTGATTTATCCCGTTGTGTTGGCTGCAGACGGTGCGTTTATGCTTGTGTTACCGAAAATAACCAGTCGCGCAATCCTCAAATTCAATATATAACAGTGTTACAGTTTGAACAGGGTGAGAAATGGGTCAGCGATCTTGAGGAATCCAATAAGTACTATAACCCGGAGACAGTGCCTGCTCCTGAGCACTTTTATATGCCTGTTCAGTGCCAGCAATGTGAGAAGCCGCCTTGTGTGAAGGTATGCCCTACGCAGGCCACGTGGAAAGAGCCGGACGGAATAGTGGTGGTTGACTATAACTGGTGCATAGGGTGCCGCTACTGTATGGCGGCGTGTCCGTATAACGCCCGTAAGTTTAATTGGGGAGAGCCGACTATACCAGTAGATGAGATAAACACAGAGACTCATTATCTTGGAAACAGGCCGCGCATTAAGGGCGCTGTTGAGAAGTGCACTTTCTGTATACAAAGAGTTCGGGAAAACCCCGGACGGTACCCTGCGTGCGTGGAGGTCTGTCCGGTTGGAGCACGGAAATTTGGCAATCTGCTTGACCCGGAAAGTGAGATTCGAGTTTTAATAGAAACTAAGCGTGTGTTTCGACTTAAAGAGGAGCTTAATACGCAGCCTAAGTTTTACTATTTCTTTAGTTTATAG
- a CDS encoding ATP synthase subunit I: MIKTVTLCTIVLSIVICTVLYIMGFSDTAFSVLIGSSVTLINFILLSYGITKLLDAKPVAIFFNSFRLLLFIAIFSTLIYLRLANVVGLFSGFTITIVTIAVIGIIHSKIT; the protein is encoded by the coding sequence ATGATTAAGACCGTAACACTCTGCACCATCGTTTTGTCCATAGTGATATGTACAGTCCTGTACATTATGGGGTTTAGCGACACTGCCTTTAGTGTATTAATCGGGAGCTCTGTAACTTTAATCAATTTCATCCTTTTGTCATATGGAATTACAAAACTTTTGGACGCTAAACCAGTTGCGATTTTTTTTAATAGTTTTCGTTTGTTACTATTCATTGCAATATTTTCAACATTGATATATTTACGGCTTGCAAATGTGGTCGGATTATTTAGCGGTTTTACCATTACTATCGTAACAATCGCAGTTATTGGAATAATACATTCTAAAATAACTTAG